A genomic segment from Clostridium pasteurianum BC1 encodes:
- a CDS encoding phage tail protein: protein MLLSTEIMQNGKVYKEVECESELGYLNDSRVRAWDIIAISCTDFMQKVIDNHNAHVLPDKQFTLGTVDVPGTITCSTQFENSLNCLIDKMVNTLKVGYLCVRTTDNIRYLDYLQQLPGQSDDIILTKNMKDHNFSEDRTNTATRVIVSGKNNLTIESVNSGKDYLENTEAVNAGYGYIEQYLQFSDIDDPNVLLQKAQDAVEKINVPVYKLTNNILDLSTLELDPHGFHEGTDTTIRIPFLGFLETFPILQIDKDLLNPQNTQITLDNKFENLTDRQLSLQRVAQYMNTVFTEDKKLNGFYLRGYVDLLKTQMGAMADSAEKQQAKAILFEDKIPDSPTYGAMALGTQGFMIASEIVDGEWDWRTFGTGKGFVADLIIAGHLLGGSVDFDLTQGILKITHSDTTYSIFSADGVKRVINGVEYDYTCLAYTGVAIIPDTATSITIQLPNRFKNKSFTATAQAASLQNLADGFALKTYEVGVSGYDYPNARFSIDGTCQAIQISNPSNVPKIDFGITFMVIA, encoded by the coding sequence GTGTTACTATCAACTGAGATCATGCAAAATGGTAAAGTCTATAAAGAAGTAGAATGTGAAAGTGAATTAGGCTATCTTAATGACTCTAGAGTTAGAGCTTGGGATATCATTGCCATTAGCTGTACCGACTTCATGCAAAAAGTAATAGATAATCATAATGCACATGTTTTGCCAGATAAACAATTTACACTAGGAACCGTAGATGTACCAGGAACCATTACTTGTAGTACTCAATTTGAGAATAGCTTAAATTGTTTAATTGATAAAATGGTTAATACTCTAAAGGTTGGTTATTTATGTGTTAGAACCACAGATAATATTAGATACTTAGATTATTTACAACAATTGCCTGGTCAAAGTGATGACATTATATTAACTAAAAACATGAAGGATCATAACTTCAGTGAGGATCGAACTAATACAGCAACGAGGGTAATTGTAAGTGGTAAAAATAATTTAACCATTGAAAGTGTGAATAGTGGAAAGGATTATTTAGAAAATACCGAGGCCGTAAATGCAGGATATGGATATATAGAACAATATCTACAATTCTCAGATATTGATGACCCAAATGTATTATTACAAAAGGCTCAGGATGCTGTAGAAAAAATCAATGTTCCTGTATATAAGTTAACTAATAATATTCTTGATTTAAGTACTTTAGAGTTAGATCCTCATGGATTTCATGAAGGAACAGATACTACTATTAGAATACCATTTTTAGGTTTTCTTGAAACCTTTCCTATTTTACAAATAGATAAAGACCTATTGAATCCACAAAATACACAAATTACTTTAGATAATAAGTTTGAAAACCTTACGGATAGGCAGCTTAGTTTACAAAGAGTAGCTCAATATATGAATACTGTATTTACAGAGGATAAAAAATTAAATGGATTTTATCTTCGAGGTTATGTGGATTTATTAAAAACTCAAATGGGAGCTATGGCTGATTCTGCGGAGAAACAACAGGCAAAAGCGATTCTATTTGAAGATAAAATTCCAGATAGTCCTACCTATGGTGCTATGGCTTTAGGTACTCAAGGATTCATGATCGCTTCAGAGATTGTGGATGGAGAATGGGATTGGCGTACATTTGGTACCGGTAAGGGCTTTGTTGCAGATCTTATTATTGCAGGCCATTTATTGGGTGGATCAGTGGATTTTGATTTGACCCAAGGTATTTTAAAGATAACTCATAGTGATACCACTTATAGTATATTTAGTGCTGATGGAGTTAAAAGAGTTATTAATGGCGTAGAGTATGATTATACTTGTTTAGCTTATACAGGTGTTGCAATTATACCAGATACTGCAACGTCAATAACTATTCAGTTACCTAATAGATTTAAAAATAAATCATTTACAGCGACAGCTCAAGCCGCTAGTTTGCAAAACTTGGCAGATGGTTTTGCATTAAAGACTTATGAAGTAGGTGTTAGTGGTTATGATTATCCAAATGCAAGATTTAGTATTGATGGAACTTGTCAGGCAATACAGATATCTAATCCTTCAAACGTACCAAAGATAGATTTTGGTATTACATTTATGGTAATAGCATAG
- a CDS encoding family 16 glycosylhydrolase, whose translation MNCGKYDNKLDNPLNDKVEVIKRKLNQKVIFGITILIVIAIGTAIFVYSKSKIIESNIDPTSANASDILTDRVLVWSDEFNGKTLDTSKWRYVFGRRDLDNGTPRQYYPLDPSKNVYIENGNLVLKAIKNNPYPNYNWSAAFVETNNLFEFQYGRIEARIKYSDVPGSYATLWTLGANYDRTQKLVDGKSDENIGVPWPKSGEMDIAEFNSTGSPACNLHYGDNASTHKQIGRTSLGVNGTEWHIYAVEWTPESIKFYVDGVLKRSVNLDDLTYNNYNSFKLPYYLMINSGVAWDNKPSANVNELTTLVDWVRVYAPVGISKIVNANSISLDTNQVNLNVGDTYALCTTFTPDETCDKTLKWTSSDESVAMVYGGKITALKSGTAVITAETKNNKTATCKVTVTAP comes from the coding sequence ATGAATTGCGGAAAATATGACAATAAACTAGATAATCCACTAAATGATAAAGTTGAAGTTATTAAAAGAAAACTAAATCAAAAAGTAATTTTTGGAATAACAATTTTAATTGTTATTGCAATTGGAACAGCTATATTTGTATATAGCAAATCGAAAATAATTGAAAGTAATATTGATCCAACGAGTGCTAATGCTAGTGATATTTTAACTGATAGGGTTTTAGTATGGTCAGATGAATTTAACGGTAAAACTTTAGATACTAGCAAATGGCGTTATGTATTTGGAAGGAGAGATCTAGATAATGGAACACCTAGGCAGTATTACCCACTAGACCCAAGTAAGAATGTGTATATTGAAAATGGTAACTTAGTACTAAAAGCAATAAAAAATAACCCATATCCAAACTACAATTGGTCAGCAGCATTTGTTGAAACAAATAATTTATTTGAGTTTCAATATGGAAGAATTGAAGCAAGGATAAAGTATAGTGATGTACCAGGCTCATACGCCACTTTATGGACATTAGGAGCAAATTATGATAGAACTCAGAAATTAGTTGATGGTAAAAGCGATGAAAATATAGGTGTGCCATGGCCTAAGAGCGGAGAAATGGACATAGCAGAATTTAATTCTACTGGCAGCCCTGCATGTAACTTACATTACGGTGATAATGCTAGTACACATAAGCAAATTGGTAGAACTAGTTTGGGTGTAAATGGAACAGAATGGCATATATACGCAGTAGAATGGACACCGGAATCAATTAAATTTTATGTTGATGGAGTATTGAAAAGATCAGTAAACTTAGATGATTTAACATATAATAATTACAATTCATTTAAACTACCATATTATTTAATGATTAACTCAGGAGTAGCTTGGGATAACAAACCTAGTGCTAATGTTAACGAACTAACTACATTAGTTGATTGGGTTAGAGTTTATGCACCAGTAGGAATATCAAAAATAGTAAATGCAAATTCAATATCCTTAGATACTAATCAAGTAAATTTAAATGTAGGAGACACTTATGCTTTATGCACAACTTTCACGCCTGATGAAACATGTGATAAAACATTAAAATGGACGAGTAGTGATGAATCAGTTGCAATGGTGTATGGTGGGAAAATAACTGCTTTAAAGTCAGGAACTGCAGTTATTACTGCAGAAACTAAAAATAATAAAACAGCTACTTGTAAAGTGACAGTAACTGCACCATAA
- a CDS encoding GH25 family lysozyme, giving the protein MGFKGIDIYSGTLITDWNAIKNAGVEAVYIKATEGLTYVNTLTDTFYKAAKALGLKVGFYHFAARNIPAQEYQHFIDTISKYHQDLKPVLDYEVANPDMSFVAQFMALNANLLLYAAHNVADQSNLPKNKIWIAEPGANSNNTKGYAGLQHSWTGRIPGMTGDVDVDLFSSDVLIDSNNVVLTASAITQPVQQGDPSVRIIQLQLNTLLKKGLIVDSFNGPVTTAAIKEFQGIMGLAQDGIWGTKTAGAVGDIYSRPVDGVPYPHYEYATRYIQMRVGATIDGTFDNGTKVAVQNWQARHGLVADGVVGAVTWSKMLDENV; this is encoded by the coding sequence ATGGGATTTAAAGGAATAGATATTTATTCAGGAACACTTATTACAGACTGGAATGCAATCAAAAATGCTGGGGTGGAGGCAGTTTATATTAAGGCCACCGAAGGATTAACTTATGTAAATACTTTAACGGATACATTTTATAAGGCTGCTAAAGCTTTAGGTTTAAAGGTAGGATTTTACCACTTTGCAGCTAGGAATATACCAGCACAAGAATATCAACATTTTATTGATACCATCAGCAAATATCATCAGGATTTAAAGCCAGTATTGGACTATGAGGTAGCTAATCCAGATATGAGTTTTGTAGCACAGTTTATGGCTCTTAATGCTAATTTATTGCTATATGCCGCTCACAATGTAGCAGATCAATCAAATTTACCTAAAAACAAGATATGGATTGCAGAACCAGGAGCCAATTCAAACAATACAAAAGGATATGCAGGGCTTCAACATAGTTGGACTGGAAGAATACCTGGAATGACAGGAGATGTAGACGTAGACCTATTTAGTTCAGATGTGCTAATAGATTCTAACAATGTAGTTTTGACAGCTTCAGCAATAACGCAACCAGTACAGCAAGGTGATCCATCAGTAAGAATTATTCAATTGCAGCTTAATACATTGCTGAAAAAGGGATTGATAGTAGATAGTTTTAACGGTCCAGTAACAACTGCAGCTATAAAAGAATTTCAAGGCATTATGGGACTTGCGCAGGATGGAATCTGGGGGACAAAGACAGCCGGAGCAGTAGGAGATATTTATTCAAGGCCAGTAGATGGAGTACCATATCCGCATTATGAATATGCAACTAGATATATTCAAATGCGTGTAGGTGCTACAATAGATGGAACTTTCGACAATGGAACTAAGGTAGCAGTTCAGAATTGGCAGGCAAGGCATGGGCTTGTAGCTGATGGAGTAGTTGGAGCTGTAACCTGGTCAAAAATGTTAGATGAAAATGTATAG
- the codY gene encoding GTP-sensing pleiotropic transcriptional regulator CodY: MSTLLNKTRMLNKILQKSGTEPVVFNDICEILSEVLASNVYIISRKGKILGYNLSSGFQCKVLKNDVIDNMKFADLYNNKLMNVHETEANIPIDGKCTFNENDLCGLNNKITTIVPIIGNRERLGTLVLAKFENQFDDDDIVLAEYSSTIVGLEILRSKHDEIEYEARKKAVVQLAIGTLSYSELEAVEHIFNELEGTEGLLVASKIADKVGITRSVIVNALRKFESAGVIESRSLGMKGTHIKILNDKLLDELKKIK, translated from the coding sequence ATGTCTACACTATTAAATAAAACAAGAATGCTTAATAAGATACTGCAAAAATCAGGTACTGAACCAGTTGTATTTAATGATATATGTGAAATTCTAAGTGAAGTATTAGCATCTAACGTGTATATAATAAGTAGAAAAGGAAAAATATTAGGATATAATTTATCAAGTGGTTTTCAATGCAAGGTATTGAAAAATGATGTTATTGACAATATGAAATTTGCTGATTTATATAATAATAAACTTATGAATGTTCATGAAACTGAAGCAAATATACCTATTGATGGTAAATGTACTTTTAATGAAAATGATCTCTGTGGTTTAAATAATAAAATCACAACCATTGTACCTATTATTGGAAATAGAGAAAGACTAGGTACATTAGTTCTGGCTAAGTTTGAAAATCAATTTGATGATGATGATATAGTTTTAGCTGAATACAGTTCTACTATAGTGGGTCTTGAGATATTGAGGTCTAAACATGATGAAATTGAATATGAAGCTAGAAAGAAAGCTGTAGTTCAATTAGCTATTGGAACTCTATCTTATTCTGAATTGGAAGCAGTGGAACATATTTTTAATGAATTAGAAGGAACTGAAGGTCTTCTGGTTGCTTCTAAAATTGCGGACAAGGTTGGAATAACTAGAAGTGTCATTGTCAATGCTTTAAGAAAATTTGAAAGTGCTGGTGTTATTGAATCAAGATCCCTTGGTATGAAAGGTACACATATTAAAATATTAAATGATAAATTATTAGATGAATTGAAAAAAATAAAATAA
- a CDS encoding hydrogenase small subunit: MKISRRDFLKWSVATAVALNLDLDMGRVNTVLAAETDPPVIWLNGAGCSGCTISTLNVTNPTTIDDVLLNKISLKYDTTLMTQSGDSAIQTLDQAANTYNGQFILVVEGAIPTGESGNYCVIGEQNGTPLTMQQAVLKYGPMAKYVVAAGTCASFGGVSAASPNSTSCQSVLAVLPSKTTTNPVINLPGCPVHPTVMVQTLLNLILTGMPGLGSNNTPNQFYNTTIHSNCPRRGQTQVTEPGIYGCYKAIGCQGPGSENVCATMKWNNGVNFCTISNYPCIGCANSTFPTNPLTV; the protein is encoded by the coding sequence ATGAAAATTAGCAGAAGAGACTTTCTAAAGTGGTCTGTAGCTACAGCAGTAGCTCTAAATCTTGATTTAGATATGGGCAGAGTCAATACTGTACTTGCAGCAGAAACAGATCCTCCAGTCATCTGGTTAAATGGAGCTGGATGTTCAGGATGTACCATATCAACTTTAAATGTTACTAATCCAACTACTATTGATGATGTACTTTTAAATAAGATAAGCTTAAAGTACGATACTACACTTATGACACAATCGGGAGACTCTGCTATTCAGACTCTTGATCAAGCTGCAAATACCTACAATGGACAGTTTATACTTGTAGTTGAGGGTGCAATACCAACAGGTGAAAGTGGAAACTACTGTGTAATTGGTGAGCAAAATGGAACACCTTTAACAATGCAGCAGGCAGTATTAAAATATGGCCCTATGGCTAAATATGTTGTAGCTGCAGGAACTTGTGCATCCTTTGGAGGCGTATCAGCTGCTAGCCCTAATAGTACTTCTTGTCAATCAGTACTAGCAGTATTACCTAGTAAAACTACTACTAATCCTGTAATAAACCTTCCAGGTTGTCCAGTTCATCCAACAGTTATGGTTCAAACATTACTTAATCTTATCTTAACTGGAATGCCGGGTTTAGGAAGCAATAATACGCCTAATCAATTTTATAATACTACAATTCATTCAAATTGCCCAAGAAGGGGACAAACTCAGGTAACTGAACCAGGTATATATGGTTGCTATAAAGCAATAGGATGTCAGGGTCCAGGCAGTGAAAATGTGTGTGCTACTATGAAGTGGAATAATGGAGTGAATTTTTGTACTATATCAAATTATCCATGTATAGGATGTGCAAATTCAACCTTTCCTACAAATCCATTGACTGTATAA
- the topA gene encoding type I DNA topoisomerase, whose product MGQNLVIVESPAKAKTIGKYLGNNFVVEASMGHVRDLPKSTLGVDVEDNYNPRYITIRGKGELLDKLRKRAKKSDKIFLATDPDREGEAISWHLAKVLKIDEDKKCRIVFNEITKNAIKSAIKKPRRVDLNLVDAQQARRVLDRLVGYKISPILWRKVKWGLSAGRVQSVALKMICDREKAINDFKPEEYWSIECLLSKNEKYKPFLVKLHSANNKKISIGTKEVADNIIKELEKEKFIVDNIKKSTKNKNPLAPFTTSTLQQDAYKRLNFSTKRTMSIAQILYEGIEIKGHGTVGLITYMRTDSVRISEEAQNNAKEYIKSIFGEEFVPKTTRIFKGKKNIQDAHEAIRPTYINITPEEARSSLKDDQFKLYSLIWNRFMASQMASCIVDTVTLIIKNGIYSFRATGSSIKFPGFMKVYNYTSDEDDDDIKLPALNANDILYKKEIKGNQHFTQPPAKFSEASLVKTLEENGIGRPSTYAPIISTLLDRKYIEREKKTLNPTELGNIVNNIVSEYFKEIIDIEFTAEMEHKLDNVEEGKENWNNVVDQFYKPLEVSIDIAEKEVSKITIEDEVTDIKCDKCGKFMVIKHGRFGDFLACPGYPECKNTKPIVQELDVACPKCGGKILVRKSKKGRKFFGCSNYPDCDFVSWFEPTNEKCNKCGSYMVKKYNKTKGNYLECSNQECKNKKFNETT is encoded by the coding sequence ATGGGACAAAATTTAGTTATTGTAGAATCACCAGCTAAGGCAAAAACTATAGGTAAGTATTTAGGAAATAATTTTGTTGTAGAAGCATCAATGGGGCATGTTAGAGATTTACCAAAAAGTACTTTAGGTGTTGATGTAGAGGACAATTACAATCCTAGGTATATAACAATAAGAGGAAAAGGTGAACTTTTAGATAAACTTAGAAAAAGGGCAAAAAAGAGCGATAAAATATTTCTGGCTACTGACCCTGATAGAGAGGGAGAAGCCATATCTTGGCATTTGGCAAAAGTTTTAAAAATAGATGAAGATAAAAAATGTAGAATAGTCTTTAATGAAATTACTAAAAATGCTATAAAGTCTGCAATAAAAAAACCGAGAAGGGTAGACTTAAATCTTGTGGATGCACAGCAAGCACGTAGAGTACTGGATCGATTAGTAGGTTATAAGATTAGTCCTATACTTTGGCGAAAGGTAAAGTGGGGGTTAAGTGCTGGAAGAGTTCAATCTGTGGCATTAAAAATGATCTGTGATCGTGAAAAGGCCATAAATGATTTTAAACCTGAAGAATACTGGTCCATAGAGTGCTTATTAAGCAAAAATGAAAAGTATAAACCTTTCTTGGTAAAACTTCATTCAGCAAATAATAAAAAGATTTCTATAGGAACTAAAGAAGTAGCAGATAATATTATTAAAGAATTGGAAAAAGAAAAATTTATAGTTGATAATATTAAAAAATCTACTAAGAATAAAAATCCACTGGCACCATTTACTACAAGTACATTACAGCAGGATGCATATAAGAGATTAAATTTCTCAACTAAAAGAACTATGTCCATAGCTCAAATTTTATACGAAGGGATTGAAATAAAGGGCCATGGAACTGTTGGTTTAATTACTTACATGAGAACAGATTCTGTGAGAATATCTGAAGAGGCGCAAAATAATGCCAAAGAATATATTAAGTCTATTTTTGGAGAAGAATTTGTGCCTAAAACTACTAGAATTTTTAAGGGGAAAAAAAATATACAGGATGCCCATGAAGCAATAAGACCTACATATATAAATATTACCCCAGAAGAGGCCAGGTCAAGTCTTAAAGATGATCAGTTTAAATTGTACAGCTTAATTTGGAACAGATTTATGGCAAGTCAAATGGCATCCTGCATTGTGGATACAGTTACTTTAATCATAAAAAACGGAATATATTCCTTTAGAGCCACAGGTTCAAGTATTAAATTTCCTGGATTTATGAAAGTTTACAATTATACTTCTGATGAAGATGATGATGATATTAAGCTTCCAGCATTAAATGCAAATGATATATTATATAAAAAAGAAATTAAAGGAAATCAACATTTTACTCAACCACCGGCAAAATTTTCTGAGGCCTCTTTAGTAAAAACTCTTGAAGAAAATGGTATTGGTAGACCAAGTACCTATGCTCCAATTATTTCTACACTTCTTGACAGAAAATACATTGAAAGAGAGAAGAAGACATTAAATCCAACAGAACTTGGAAATATAGTAAATAATATTGTCAGTGAATACTTTAAAGAGATTATTGATATTGAGTTTACTGCTGAAATGGAACACAAATTGGATAATGTAGAAGAAGGTAAAGAAAATTGGAATAATGTAGTAGACCAATTTTATAAGCCTTTGGAAGTTTCCATAGATATTGCAGAAAAAGAAGTATCAAAAATTACTATTGAAGACGAAGTTACAGATATCAAATGTGATAAGTGTGGCAAATTTATGGTCATTAAGCATGGACGCTTTGGAGATTTTTTAGCATGCCCAGGGTATCCTGAATGTAAAAATACAAAACCAATAGTGCAGGAACTTGATGTAGCTTGTCCAAAGTGTGGTGGAAAAATATTAGTAAGAAAAAGTAAAAAGGGAAGAAAATTTTTTGGATGCAGTAATTATCCTGATTGTGATTTTGTCAGTTGGTTTGAACCAACTAATGAGAAATGTAATAAATGTGGTTCCTACATGGTAAAAAAATATAACAAAACAAAGGGAAATTATCTTGAGTGCTCAAATCAAGAATGCAAAAATAAAAAATTTAATGAAACAACTTAA
- the dprA gene encoding DNA-processing protein DprA, protein MNDYDLWFTLLNISNKRKINLIKRFKTTEEIWYHTVNEYNSSLNKFIIEPKWEKGKIELVKNLIFQNDIKMVTFIEDDYPEILKQYDDSPFALFYKGDIKKLNSSINISIVGSRICSTYGINVTKVIVKELTGNNINVISGLAMGIDYYAHLYSVENNIFTCAVLGCGIDIIYPKSNKKLYDSILKKGGCIISQFVPGTQPISYNFPIRNRIISGLSKITIVIEANLKSGSLITASAALDQGKDVMAVPGSIFSKNSLGANKLIKDGAFPLTSVEDIFNLLSINYSKKVNTNQKTMNNLEKKIYNVISDVPVHIDDIIKLTNIDISQIYELLFEMQLKDEIMCLSGNYYVKFNNKI, encoded by the coding sequence ATGAATGACTATGATTTATGGTTTACTTTGCTTAATATTAGCAATAAAAGAAAAATAAATTTAATAAAAAGATTTAAAACTACTGAAGAAATATGGTATCATACTGTAAATGAATATAATTCTAGTTTAAACAAATTTATCATAGAACCCAAGTGGGAAAAAGGTAAAATTGAGCTTGTTAAAAATTTAATTTTCCAAAATGACATAAAAATGGTTACATTTATAGAAGATGATTATCCGGAAATATTAAAGCAATACGATGATTCGCCTTTTGCGCTTTTTTACAAAGGAGATATAAAAAAATTAAACAGTTCCATAAATATTTCCATAGTAGGATCTAGGATATGTTCCACCTATGGAATAAATGTAACTAAAGTAATAGTAAAAGAACTTACAGGCAATAATATAAATGTAATTAGTGGTTTAGCTATGGGAATAGATTATTATGCTCATTTATATTCTGTTGAAAACAATATATTTACCTGTGCTGTACTTGGATGTGGAATAGATATTATATACCCAAAGTCAAATAAAAAATTATACGATAGTATATTAAAAAAAGGTGGTTGTATAATTTCTCAATTTGTACCCGGTACGCAGCCAATTAGTTATAATTTTCCCATTAGAAATCGTATTATTAGTGGACTTAGTAAAATCACAATAGTAATAGAGGCAAACTTAAAAAGTGGATCTTTAATTACTGCCAGCGCTGCTTTAGATCAAGGTAAAGATGTGATGGCAGTACCGGGTTCGATTTTTTCTAAAAATAGTTTAGGAGCTAATAAATTAATTAAGGATGGGGCATTTCCCTTGACTTCTGTAGAAGATATATTTAATTTATTGTCTATAAATTATAGTAAAAAAGTTAATACTAATCAAAAAACTATGAATAATTTAGAAAAAAAAATTTATAATGTAATTAGTGATGTGCCAGTACATATAGATGATATCATAAAGCTAACTAATATTGACATATCACAAATTTATGAGTTATTATTTGAAATGCAACTAAAAGATGAAATTATGTGTTTAAGTGGTAATTATTATGTTAAATTTAACAATAAAATTTAA
- a CDS encoding helix-turn-helix transcriptional regulator: MDKFLIKKQLDYKNNYIYVETHSAAYRIKKSRIEKNLSLKELSSLSGISYNYITALESGTFKTNFKVLKKLSKTLDKPIAYLGYFEDMPEDNFTDKLKKARHYHGDTKKDLADKLGANECTIRYWENEKQVPSIKYIKVIEEYMEILHK, translated from the coding sequence TTGGACAAGTTCCTAATAAAAAAGCAATTAGATTATAAAAATAATTATATATATGTAGAAACTCATTCTGCAGCATACAGAATTAAAAAATCGAGAATAGAAAAAAATTTATCTTTAAAAGAACTATCTTCACTGTCAGGAATTAGTTACAATTATATTACTGCTTTAGAATCAGGAACATTTAAAACAAATTTCAAAGTATTAAAAAAGTTATCAAAGACTTTGGACAAACCTATTGCATATTTAGGATATTTTGAAGATATGCCTGAAGATAATTTCACAGATAAACTAAAGAAGGCTAGACACTATCACGGAGATACTAAGAAAGATTTGGCTGATAAACTTGGAGCCAATGAATGTACAATTAGATATTGGGAAAATGAAAAACAAGTTCCTTCAATTAAGTATATAAAAGTTATTGAAGAGTATATGGAAATCTTGCACAAATAA
- a CDS encoding YraN family protein, with protein sequence MQRYNREIGTYGEDVAAEYLKSINYRILKRNYRCKIGEIDIIAKHEKFLCFTEVKTRYETSYGSPSEAVNKKKQFKIYRVAEFYIMKNSILNLNFRFDVVEVLLNRKDNNFSVRLIENAFQI encoded by the coding sequence ATGCAGCGATATAACAGGGAAATAGGAACTTATGGTGAGGATGTAGCAGCAGAATATTTGAAAAGTATAAATTATAGAATATTAAAGAGAAATTATAGATGTAAAATAGGAGAAATAGATATAATTGCAAAGCATGAAAAATTTTTATGTTTTACTGAAGTAAAAACTAGGTATGAAACTAGCTATGGTTCACCTAGTGAAGCTGTTAATAAGAAAAAGCAATTTAAAATATATAGAGTTGCTGAATTTTACATAATGAAAAATTCTATTTTAAATTTAAATTTTAGATTTGATGTTGTAGAAGTGTTGCTAAATAGGAAGGATAATAATTTTTCTGTGAGACTAATAGAAAATGCCTTTCAAATTTAG
- the rpsB gene encoding 30S ribosomal protein S2 has product MSVISMKQLLEAGVHFGHQTRRWNPKMAPYIFTERNGIYIIDLQKTVKKVDESYNFIKSVSEEGKDVLFVGTKKQAQEAIQEESVRCGMHFVNNRWLGGMLTNFKTIKTRINRLEEIQKMEEDGVFEVLPKKEVINLKNEEEKLVKNLGGIRSMVQDRVGALFIVDPRKEKNAISEAKILGIPVVAIVDTNCDPDEVDYVIPGNDDAIRAVKLITAKIADAVIEGRQGEQLAE; this is encoded by the coding sequence ATGTCTGTTATATCAATGAAACAATTATTAGAAGCTGGTGTTCACTTTGGACATCAAACAAGAAGATGGAACCCTAAAATGGCTCCATATATTTTCACAGAAAGAAATGGTATATATATCATTGATCTTCAAAAAACAGTTAAAAAAGTTGATGAGTCTTATAATTTTATAAAAAGCGTTTCTGAGGAAGGAAAAGATGTATTATTTGTAGGTACAAAAAAACAGGCTCAGGAAGCAATTCAAGAAGAATCTGTAAGATGCGGTATGCACTTTGTAAATAACAGATGGTTAGGCGGTATGTTAACTAACTTTAAGACAATCAAAACAAGAATAAATAGACTTGAAGAAATTCAAAAAATGGAAGAAGATGGAGTTTTTGAAGTCTTACCCAAAAAAGAAGTTATTAATTTGAAAAATGAAGAAGAGAAGCTAGTTAAAAATCTTGGTGGTATTAGAAGTATGGTCCAAGATAGAGTAGGAGCTTTATTTATAGTAGATCCAAGAAAAGAAAAAAATGCTATTTCAGAAGCTAAAATTCTAGGAATACCAGTTGTAGCTATAGTTGATACAAACTGTGATCCAGATGAAGTTGATTATGTAATACCTGGTAATGATGATGCTATCAGAGCAGTTAAATTAATAACAGCTAAGATTGCTGATGCGGTTATAGAAGGAAGACAGGGAGAACAATTAGCTGAATAG
- a CDS encoding spore coat protein gives MPSLLENITRKTSSINDEVITNSMLASATASANMYLNAALTSSTPELRAMYSSSLGQIITGHSILTDLVIKNGWAQPYNAPVQQLSSSYEKSTNELQAK, from the coding sequence ATGCCATCATTATTAGAGAATATTACAAGAAAAACTTCATCAATAAATGATGAAGTTATAACTAATAGCATGCTTGCTTCTGCAACAGCTTCTGCAAATATGTATCTTAATGCAGCCCTAACAAGCTCAACTCCAGAATTAAGGGCAATGTATTCATCTAGTTTAGGTCAGATTATTACTGGGCACTCTATACTCACAGATCTTGTTATAAAGAATGGCTGGGCACAACCATATAATGCACCAGTGCAACAACTATCTAGTTCCTATGAAAAATCAACAAATGAGCTTCAAGCAAAGTAA